A genomic region of Barnesiella viscericola DSM 18177 contains the following coding sequences:
- a CDS encoding metallophosphoesterase, producing the protein MRLPLLLISLPLLALLTDVYLFRRHLRHAPGWLKACWWSLTGVVLVAVFLAVLFQVKFRGTIDINVAMWAFYAFFLVYMPKWFYSILSLFDYLPHLWHKPRSRWGHIVGSALALFVAASILYGAFYARQHPVYNERTISFDRLPEGFDGYRIVQFSDLHIETLGSAGRYLPEWVDRINSLHPDLIVFTGDLVNRQGGELPPFMDELSRLSATDGVYSVLGNHDYGDYYHWTSPADQAKTLQKLIADEGHMGWHMLNNRSVYLHRGNDSIALIGVENWGMPPFPQYGRLNEAYPARNDSTFKILLSHNPLHWRHEVIPRTNIDLTLSGHTHAMQLKLGWKGFEYSLAEPMYPEWSGLYVAPDGHHKLYVNEGIGCVFLPIRIGARPEITIITLKKDS; encoded by the coding sequence ATGCGGTTACCTCTTCTTCTCATATCACTTCCGCTTTTGGCCCTGCTGACCGACGTCTATCTGTTCAGGCGCCACCTGCGCCACGCCCCCGGGTGGCTGAAAGCATGTTGGTGGAGCCTCACGGGAGTGGTACTCGTGGCCGTATTTCTGGCCGTACTCTTCCAGGTCAAGTTCCGGGGAACCATCGACATCAACGTAGCCATGTGGGCATTCTACGCCTTCTTCCTCGTTTACATGCCCAAATGGTTCTACTCGATACTCTCCCTTTTCGACTACCTGCCCCACCTGTGGCACAAGCCCCGCAGCCGATGGGGACATATTGTCGGTTCCGCACTAGCCCTCTTCGTCGCAGCCAGCATACTCTACGGCGCATTCTACGCCCGGCAGCACCCGGTGTATAACGAACGTACCATCTCCTTCGACCGCCTGCCCGAGGGATTCGACGGCTATCGCATCGTCCAGTTCTCCGACCTGCATATCGAGACGCTGGGCTCGGCCGGCCGCTATCTGCCCGAGTGGGTGGACCGCATCAACAGCCTGCACCCCGACCTCATCGTCTTTACCGGCGACCTGGTCAACCGGCAAGGGGGCGAACTGCCTCCCTTCATGGACGAGCTCTCGCGACTCTCGGCGACCGACGGCGTCTACTCGGTGCTGGGCAACCACGACTATGGCGACTACTACCACTGGACGTCACCCGCCGACCAGGCGAAAACCCTGCAAAAACTTATCGCCGACGAAGGTCACATGGGGTGGCACATGCTCAACAACCGCTCGGTCTACCTGCACCGCGGCAACGACAGCATCGCCCTCATCGGGGTCGAAAACTGGGGCATGCCTCCCTTCCCCCAATACGGACGGCTAAACGAGGCCTATCCCGCACGCAACGACTCGACCTTCAAGATACTGCTCTCGCACAACCCGCTGCACTGGCGCCACGAGGTGATTCCCCGTACCAACATCGACCTCACCCTCTCGGGCCATACCCACGCCATGCAGTTGAAGCTGGGGTGGAAGGGCTTTGAATACTCGCTGGCCGAACCCATGTACCCCGAGTGGAGCGGACTCTATGTGGCTCCCGACGGCCATCACAAGCTCTATGTCAACGAGGGTATCGGGTGTGTGTTCCTGCCCATACGCATCGGAGCCCGCCCCGAGATTACCATCATCACGCTAAAAAAAGATTCATGA